The proteins below come from a single Sphingomicrobium sediminis genomic window:
- a CDS encoding quinone-dependent dihydroorotate dehydrogenase translates to MIYRLFRPLVFALRAEDAHRTTIAALKRMPRKPVPQFAPSLGQEIAGIHFPSPVGLAAGFDKDAEVPSAMLGLGFGFVEVGTLTPRPQAGNPKPRLFRLKEDHAVINRMGFNNGGQLKAAERLQMRVRERGVVGINIGANKDSEDRIADYVLGVQRMGGLADYLTVNISSPNTPGLRQLQDEGALKELLQAVREARGDAGPPVFLKVAPDLEADDPERISRVAIDSGIDALIVSNTTIDRPDTLQSPLASETGGLSGRPLKDKALAALRGFRKASGGDIPLIAAGGIENANDVWVRMRAGASLVQLYSALVYEGPGLAMQIAAGLSRRLEAEGVSNIAEIVGTE, encoded by the coding sequence ATGATCTATCGCCTGTTCCGGCCGCTTGTCTTCGCGCTCCGCGCCGAAGATGCGCATCGCACGACCATCGCCGCGCTGAAACGCATGCCGCGCAAGCCGGTGCCGCAATTCGCGCCGTCGCTGGGGCAGGAGATTGCCGGCATTCATTTCCCCTCGCCGGTCGGGCTCGCAGCGGGTTTCGACAAGGATGCGGAGGTGCCGAGCGCGATGCTGGGGCTCGGCTTCGGTTTCGTCGAGGTGGGCACGCTTACGCCGCGACCGCAGGCGGGCAATCCCAAACCGCGATTGTTCCGGTTGAAGGAGGACCATGCCGTCATCAACCGTATGGGCTTCAACAATGGTGGCCAGTTAAAGGCGGCCGAGCGCCTGCAGATGCGGGTACGCGAACGCGGCGTGGTCGGGATCAATATCGGCGCCAACAAGGATAGCGAGGATCGGATCGCGGACTATGTGCTGGGCGTCCAGCGCATGGGCGGGCTGGCCGACTATCTCACCGTCAACATCTCCTCGCCCAACACGCCGGGGCTGCGGCAGCTGCAGGACGAGGGGGCATTGAAGGAATTGCTGCAGGCGGTGCGTGAAGCACGCGGCGATGCGGGGCCGCCCGTTTTCCTCAAGGTCGCGCCCGACCTCGAAGCCGACGATCCCGAGCGCATCTCCAGGGTCGCGATCGACAGCGGGATCGATGCGCTCATCGTTTCCAATACGACCATCGACCGCCCCGACACGCTTCAGTCTCCCCTGGCGAGCGAAACGGGCGGGCTGTCGGGGCGTCCACTCAAAGACAAGGCGCTCGCCGCGCTGCGCGGATTTCGCAAAGCCAGCGGTGGCGACATCCCGCTCATCGCTGCCGGCGGGATCGAGAATGCGAATGACGTGTGGGTGCGGATGCGCGCGGGGGCGAGCCTCGTCCAACTCTATTCGGCGTTGGTCTATGAGGGGCCCGGCCTCGCCATGCAGATTGCTGCAGGCCTGTCGCGCCGCCTCGAGGCCGAGGGCGTCAGCAACATTGCCGAGATCGTCGGAACCGAGTAG